The following is a genomic window from Palaeococcus ferrophilus DSM 13482.
GATTCTCCCCCTCAGCTCACTCGGTATTGCCTTCTGGAGCTTCGTCACTATCGGCACGTTGATGAGTGCATTGAACACCCCGTCCACAACGTTGAGAGTCATGAAGATGGCGAAGAGCTCTCCCGTGCTCAGGGCCACCAAGGGAGATATCAGGAACGCCAGCACGAGCACGAGACCAAGCTGGACGAAAAGCCCCTTGAACAGGAAGTTCTCAGCCCTGCTACCGAGCTTTGCCATTATGAGGATGTTCCCGGCCAGCATGCCCACCATGAAGGCAGTCTGGAGGAAGCCAAACCACTGGCTCGAAAAGGCCAGCTCCACCCTGTAGACGTAGGGGAGAGCTACGGCAAAGACCGGATTGAGGAGGAAATTAATGAAAAGGGCGTAGCTAAGGAGCACTTTGAGGTAGGTACTCGAGCGGAGGAAATTGACTCCCTCCTTAAGGTCTTCCACGATCTCGCCGAGGGACCCTATCTTCCGGGAAGTCCACTCGTAGCGGATGAAGGCCTCAAAGAGACCGGAGCCAAAGAAGCTTACCGCGTTGATGAGAATGGCTAGCCTTATTCCGCCGAAGGCGTAGATTATTCCGCCGAGGGCTGGGCCAATGATTCTCGCCACAACTCCAAAGCTCTGGAGGAGGGAGTTTGCCGAGGCGAGTTCCTCCTTGGTTACAAGGTCGGGGTACATGGCACCCGTGGCGGCACCGAAGAAAGTCCCCATTATCGTCATGAGGATTTGAACCACGAGGAGCTCCCTAATGGTCAGCAGGTTGAGCCC
Proteins encoded in this region:
- a CDS encoding MFS transporter, which translates into the protein MRFNKNFWLFAVGRFISQLGWAVQDVALPLYVLDQTKSGSMMSLFIIAEILPRALLSPIAGVVGDRYNRKNLMVWLDIVRGLLLFAVIGLNLLTIRELLVVQILMTIMGTFFGAATGAMYPDLVTKEELASANSLLQSFGVVARIIGPALGGIIYAFGGIRLAILINAVSFFGSGLFEAFIRYEWTSRKIGSLGEIVEDLKEGVNFLRSSTYLKVLLSYALFINFLLNPVFAVALPYVYRVELAFSSQWFGFLQTAFMVGMLAGNILIMAKLGSRAENFLFKGLFVQLGLVLVLAFLISPLVALSTGELFAIFMTLNVVDGVFNALINVPIVTKLQKAIPSELRGRIFSVFDLIVGTMIPLGMAVVGTALDYVPAWVMFLVSGTLGIAVTVYYYIRHGETLQGDMEMKEAKIREMEGLPEVA